The Streptomyces sp. NBC_00670 genome window below encodes:
- a CDS encoding SDR family oxidoreductase produces MHVFVTGGTGTIGSAVVAELLDSGHTVLALARSDASAQTLEAAGAKVLRGELADLDVLRSGAAQTDGVISLAFGRDYGSPESLARGIAEESAALTALGEVLLGTDRPLVTVSGTPWVAGRASTEADPLPTEGPVAGRAHSVTAVLALASRGVRSSAVRMPRTVHNEGDGGFAGLLTRAARDSGVAGYPGDGTQRWPAVHARDAAVLFRLALEKAPAGTAWHAVADEGDAVRDIAAVIGRRLGLPVERVPDETFGPFAPIFVTDQPASSAHTRETLGWQPTHPSLLEDLENLRP; encoded by the coding sequence ATGCATGTCTTCGTCACCGGTGGCACCGGCACCATCGGGTCCGCCGTCGTCGCCGAACTGCTCGACAGCGGCCACACCGTCCTCGCCCTGGCCCGCTCGGACGCCTCCGCACAGACCCTCGAAGCCGCCGGCGCCAAGGTGCTGCGCGGTGAGCTCGCGGACCTGGACGTCCTGCGGTCCGGCGCCGCGCAGACCGACGGCGTGATCAGCCTGGCCTTCGGACGCGACTACGGCAGCCCGGAGTCACTCGCCCGGGGCATCGCCGAGGAGAGCGCCGCCCTCACCGCGCTCGGCGAGGTACTCCTCGGCACCGACCGCCCGCTCGTCACCGTCTCGGGCACTCCCTGGGTGGCGGGCCGCGCCTCCACCGAGGCCGACCCGCTGCCGACCGAGGGCCCGGTGGCCGGCCGGGCCCACTCGGTCACGGCGGTACTGGCACTCGCCTCGCGCGGGGTGCGCAGCTCGGCCGTGCGCATGCCGCGCACCGTCCACAACGAGGGCGACGGCGGCTTCGCCGGCCTGCTGACCCGTGCGGCACGCGACTCCGGGGTGGCCGGCTACCCCGGCGACGGCACCCAGCGCTGGCCGGCCGTGCACGCGCGCGACGCGGCCGTCCTGTTCCGGCTCGCCCTGGAGAAGGCCCCGGCCGGCACTGCCTGGCACGCCGTCGCCGACGAGGGCGACGCGGTGCGGGACATCGCGGCGGTCATCGGCCGGCGGCTCGGCCTGCCGGTCGAGCGGGTCCCGGACGAGACCTTCGGGCCGTTCGCCCCGATCTTCGTCACGGATCAGCCCGCGTCCAGCGCCCACACCCGCGAGACCCTCGGCTGGCAGCCCACGCACCCCAGCCTGCTGGAGGACCTGGAGAACCTCCGGCCCTGA
- the cseC gene encoding two-component system sensor histidine kinase CseC gives MLRRRSRSGGDGNEDGDGGVPHARAAGDDGGSGIIGRRAGRGDGRGAGGGRGAGGGRGAGVCGLRVTGLSEPQPGESEFSELSGFGVPELDGVGPHEPVGSGLDAHAPGAHGGGPRGQRMRTGLRWKLSAAIALVGALVAVALSLVVHNAARVSMLDNSRDLADERIQVAQRMYESGRTQAFGVKVDDPTIPRDLLARVKQGRRATYVAEGPHGVPDIWAAVPLKDGRVLSLQTTFTDRSASVLNDLDEALLIGAIAVVLGGSALGVLIGGQMSGRLRKAAAAANRVAMGETDVRVRDSIGGVVRDETDDLARAVDAMADALQQRIEAERRVTADIAHELRTPVTGLLTAAELLPPGRPTELVLDRAKAMRTLVEDVLEVARLDGASERAELQDIMLGQFVTRRVAVKDAAVEVTVVHESAVTTDPRRLERVLFNLLANAARHGRPPVRVWVEGRVIRVRDHGPGFPKELLEEGPSRFRTGSSDRAGRGHGLGLTIAAGQARVLGARLTFRNVTVPGAPGTAPAEGAVAVLWLPEHAPTNTGSFPALPRSAP, from the coding sequence ATGTTGCGGCGCCGAAGCCGGTCCGGCGGCGACGGGAACGAGGACGGGGACGGCGGCGTCCCGCACGCACGCGCGGCGGGCGACGACGGCGGCTCCGGCATCATCGGGCGCCGGGCCGGCCGGGGTGACGGGCGTGGTGCGGGCGGCGGGCGTGGTGCCGGTGGCGGGCGTGGTGCCGGTGTGTGCGGTCTGCGGGTGACGGGGCTCAGCGAGCCCCAACCCGGAGAGTCGGAGTTCTCGGAGTTGTCGGGCTTCGGCGTGCCGGAACTGGACGGCGTCGGGCCGCACGAGCCGGTCGGGTCAGGACTCGACGCGCACGCCCCCGGCGCGCACGGCGGCGGTCCGCGCGGCCAGCGGATGCGCACGGGGCTGCGGTGGAAGCTCAGCGCGGCGATCGCGCTGGTCGGCGCGCTCGTGGCGGTCGCCCTGAGCCTGGTGGTGCACAACGCGGCGCGCGTCTCGATGCTGGACAACTCGCGCGACCTGGCCGACGAGCGGATCCAGGTGGCGCAGCGGATGTACGAATCCGGGCGCACCCAGGCCTTCGGCGTCAAGGTGGACGACCCGACCATCCCCCGTGACCTGCTGGCGCGGGTCAAGCAGGGCCGGCGGGCCACGTACGTGGCGGAGGGGCCGCACGGCGTGCCGGACATCTGGGCGGCCGTACCGCTCAAGGACGGCAGGGTGCTGTCGCTCCAGACCACCTTCACGGACCGCAGCGCCAGTGTGCTGAACGACCTGGACGAGGCCCTGCTGATCGGGGCGATCGCGGTCGTCCTCGGCGGCAGCGCGCTCGGTGTGCTCATCGGCGGTCAGATGTCCGGGCGGCTGCGCAAGGCGGCGGCCGCGGCGAACCGGGTCGCCATGGGCGAGACGGACGTACGGGTGCGGGACTCGATCGGCGGCGTCGTACGGGACGAGACGGACGACCTGGCGCGGGCGGTGGACGCGATGGCGGACGCGTTGCAGCAGCGCATCGAGGCCGAGCGCCGGGTGACCGCGGACATCGCGCACGAGCTGCGCACCCCGGTGACGGGGCTGCTCACGGCGGCCGAGCTGCTGCCGCCCGGCCGGCCGACCGAGCTGGTCCTCGACCGGGCGAAGGCGATGCGGACGCTGGTCGAGGACGTGCTGGAGGTGGCCCGCCTGGACGGGGCGTCGGAGCGGGCCGAGTTGCAGGACATCATGCTCGGGCAGTTCGTGACCCGGCGGGTGGCGGTGAAGGACGCGGCCGTCGAGGTGACGGTGGTGCACGAGTCCGCGGTCACGACGGACCCGCGCCGGCTGGAGCGCGTGCTGTTCAACCTGCTGGCGAACGCGGCTCGGCACGGGCGGCCGCCGGTGCGGGTGTGGGTGGAGGGCCGGGTGATCCGGGTACGGGACCACGGGCCCGGTTTCCCCAAGGAGCTGCTGGAGGAGGGGCCGAGCCGGTTCCGCACCGGCAGCTCCGACCGGGCGGGCCGGGGCCACGGCCTGGGTCTGACGATCGCCGCGGGCCAGGCGCGGGTGCTCGGCGCCCGCCTCACCTTCCGCAACGTGACCGTCCCGGGAGCGCCCGGGACGGCCCCCGCCGAGGGGGCGGTGGCCGTCCTCTGGCTCCCGGAGCACGCCCCCACCAACACCGGCAGCTTCCCTGCGCTCCCGAGGAGCGCGCCCTAG
- the cseB gene encoding two-component system response regulator CseB gives MPEQTHVLFVEDDDVIREATQLALERDGFAVTAMPDGLSGLESFRARRPDIALLDVMVPGLDGVSLCRRIRDESNVPVIMLSARADSIDVVLGLEAGADDYVTKPFDGAVLVARIRAVLRRFGHAGGVRANEPDPVAEGGVLTFGELEVDTGGMEVRRSGRPVSLTPTEMRLLLEFSAVPGTVLSRDKLLERVWDYGWGGDTRVVDVHVQRLRTKIGQDRIETVRGFGYKLKA, from the coding sequence ATGCCAGAGCAGACCCACGTCCTGTTCGTGGAGGACGACGACGTCATCCGCGAGGCCACCCAGCTCGCGCTGGAGCGTGACGGCTTCGCGGTCACCGCCATGCCCGACGGGCTGTCGGGCCTGGAGTCGTTCCGCGCCCGGCGCCCCGACATCGCGCTGCTTGACGTGATGGTGCCGGGGCTGGACGGGGTCAGCCTGTGCCGGCGGATCCGGGACGAGTCGAACGTGCCGGTGATCATGCTCTCCGCACGCGCCGACTCCATCGATGTCGTCCTCGGCCTGGAGGCGGGCGCCGACGACTACGTGACGAAACCGTTCGACGGTGCCGTCCTGGTCGCCCGGATCCGCGCGGTGCTGCGCCGCTTCGGGCACGCCGGGGGCGTGCGGGCCAACGAGCCGGATCCGGTGGCCGAGGGCGGGGTGCTCACCTTCGGCGAGCTGGAAGTGGACACCGGGGGCATGGAGGTGCGCCGCTCCGGGCGGCCGGTGTCGCTCACCCCGACCGAGATGCGGCTGCTCCTGGAGTTCTCCGCCGTGCCGGGCACGGTGCTGTCACGTGACAAGCTGCTGGAGCGCGTGTGGGACTACGGCTGGGGCGGGGACACCCGCGTCGTCGACGTCCATGTGCAGCGGCTGCGGACGAAGATCGGCCAGGACAGGATCGAGACGGTCCGCGGCTTCGGCTACAAGCTGAAGGCCTGA
- a CDS encoding SigE family RNA polymerase sigma factor has translation MAQGQGEVLEFEEYVRTRQDALLRSARRLVPDPIDAQDLLQTALVRTYGRWEGIADKRLADAYLRRVMINTRTEWWRARKLEEVPTEQLPDASVDDSAEQHADRALLMDVLKVLAPKQRSVVVLRHWEQMTTEETAAALGMSAGTVKSTLHRALARLREELEARDLDARALEREERERCAA, from the coding sequence ATGGCACAGGGCCAGGGCGAGGTGCTCGAGTTCGAGGAGTACGTCCGTACGCGACAGGACGCGCTGCTGCGCAGTGCGCGCCGGCTGGTGCCGGACCCGATCGACGCCCAGGATCTGCTGCAGACCGCGCTCGTACGGACGTACGGCCGCTGGGAGGGCATAGCCGACAAGCGGCTGGCCGACGCCTATCTGCGCCGGGTCATGATCAACACCCGTACCGAGTGGTGGCGTGCCCGCAAGCTGGAGGAGGTGCCCACCGAGCAGCTCCCGGACGCCTCGGTCGACGACTCGGCCGAGCAGCACGCGGACCGCGCCCTGCTGATGGATGTCCTCAAGGTTCTCGCTCCCAAGCAACGCAGCGTCGTGGTCCTGCGACACTGGGAGCAGATGACCACGGAGGAGACCGCCGCCGCCCTCGGCATGTCGGCCGGCACGGTCAAGAGCACGCTGCACCGGGCGCTCGCCCGGCTCCGCGAGGAGCTGGAGGCCCGCGATCTGGACGCACGCGCGCTGGAGCGTGAGGAGCGGGAGCGTTGCGCGGCGTAG
- a CDS encoding A/G-specific adenine glycosylase, giving the protein MTAPTAHTADTPAAASPTTNPIPTPAADPTQPAPPAVPGGNLHSPVIAWFESHARDLPWRRPDAGPWGVMVSEFMLQQTPVNRVLPVYEQWLGRWPRPADLAKEAPGEAVRAWGRLGYPRRALRLHGAAVAITERHGGDVPTDHAQLLALPGIGEYTAAAVASFAYGQRHAVLDTNVRRVLARAVTGVQYPPNATTAAERKLARALLPEDEHTASRWAAASMELGALVCTAKNESCHRCPIADRCAWHVAGKPAHDGPPRRVQPYAGTDRQVRGRLLAVLREAAHPVPQAALDRVWNEPVQRARALDGLVSDGLVEPLPGGRYRLPVS; this is encoded by the coding sequence ATGACAGCACCCACCGCGCACACCGCAGACACCCCCGCCGCCGCCTCCCCCACGACCAACCCCATCCCGACGCCCGCCGCGGACCCCACGCAGCCCGCGCCCCCGGCCGTTCCCGGCGGGAACCTCCACAGCCCCGTCATCGCCTGGTTCGAGTCGCACGCCCGTGACCTCCCCTGGCGTCGCCCCGACGCCGGGCCCTGGGGCGTGATGGTCAGCGAGTTCATGCTCCAGCAGACGCCGGTCAACCGCGTGCTGCCCGTCTACGAGCAGTGGCTCGGCCGCTGGCCGCGCCCCGCCGATCTGGCCAAGGAGGCGCCCGGCGAGGCCGTCCGCGCCTGGGGCCGTCTCGGCTACCCCCGCCGCGCGCTGCGGCTGCACGGCGCGGCCGTCGCCATAACGGAACGGCACGGCGGCGACGTCCCCACCGACCACGCCCAGCTGCTCGCCCTGCCCGGCATCGGCGAGTACACCGCCGCCGCGGTGGCGTCGTTCGCGTACGGCCAGCGGCACGCCGTGCTGGACACCAACGTCCGCCGCGTGCTGGCCCGCGCGGTCACCGGCGTCCAGTACCCGCCGAACGCGACCACGGCCGCCGAGCGCAAGCTGGCCCGCGCCCTGCTTCCGGAGGACGAGCACACGGCCTCCCGCTGGGCCGCCGCGTCGATGGAGCTCGGGGCGCTGGTGTGCACGGCGAAGAACGAGAGCTGCCACCGCTGCCCCATCGCCGACCGGTGCGCCTGGCACGTCGCGGGCAAGCCCGCGCACGACGGCCCGCCGCGCCGCGTGCAGCCGTACGCGGGGACGGACCGTCAGGTGCGCGGCCGGCTGCTCGCCGTGCTCCGGGAGGCCGCCCACCCCGTTCCGCAGGCGGCCCTGGACCGCGTCTGGAACGAACCGGTGCAGCGCGCCCGGGCGCTGGACGGTCTGGTCTCGGACGGGCTCGTCGAACCCCTGCCCGGCGGCCGCTACCGCCTCCCGGTGAGCTGA